In Streptomyces durocortorensis, a genomic segment contains:
- the nuoE gene encoding NADH-quinone oxidoreductase subunit NuoE produces the protein MPQLPATPYPAEVRARLDADAKEVVARYPSSRSALLPLLHLVQSEEGYVSRTGIAFCAETLDLTTAEVTAVATFYSMYRRRAGGDYQVGVCTNTLCAVMGGDAIFDTLKEHLGVGNNETTDDGKVTLEHIECNAACDFAPVVMVNWEFFDNQTPESATQLVDDLIAGRTVEPTRGAPLCSYKETARILAGFPDGRPGAVEATGGAGPASLVGLKLAKGEALPQARVVSPRGERPHGAQPHDPSPSEHLSSHDAPQQTSASDPEHPAGPAAEEGE, from the coding sequence ATGCCGCAGCTCCCCGCCACCCCCTACCCGGCCGAGGTACGCGCCCGGCTCGACGCGGACGCGAAGGAGGTGGTCGCCCGCTACCCCAGCAGCCGCTCCGCCCTCCTGCCGCTGCTGCACCTCGTGCAGTCAGAGGAGGGATACGTCTCCCGTACGGGCATCGCCTTCTGCGCCGAGACGCTCGACCTCACCACCGCCGAGGTCACCGCCGTCGCGACCTTCTACTCCATGTACCGGCGCAGGGCGGGCGGTGACTACCAGGTCGGCGTCTGCACCAACACCCTGTGCGCGGTCATGGGCGGCGACGCCATCTTCGACACGCTCAAGGAGCACCTCGGGGTCGGCAACAACGAGACCACCGACGACGGCAAGGTCACCCTCGAACACATCGAGTGCAACGCCGCCTGCGACTTCGCGCCCGTCGTGATGGTCAACTGGGAGTTCTTCGACAACCAGACGCCCGAGAGCGCCACGCAGCTCGTCGACGACCTGATCGCGGGCCGGACCGTCGAGCCCACCCGGGGCGCCCCGCTCTGCTCGTACAAGGAGACCGCCCGCATCCTGGCCGGGTTCCCCGACGGGCGCCCCGGTGCCGTCGAGGCCACCGGCGGGGCGGGCCCCGCCTCCCTCGTCGGGCTGAAGCTGGCCAAGGGCGAGGCGCTGCCTCAGGCACGCGTCGTCTCCCCGCGCGGTGAGCGCCCGCACGGCGCGCAGCCGCACGACCCTTCGCCGTCCGAGCACCTCAGCTCGCACGACGCACCGCAGCAGACCTCGGCCTCCGACCCGGAGCACCCGGCCGGGCCCGCAGCCGAGGAGGGGGAGTGA
- a CDS encoding NADH-quinone oxidoreductase subunit A yields MNAYAPILVLGALGAGFAIFSVVMATLIGPRRYNRAKLEAYECGIEPTPTPAGGGRFPIKYYLTAMLFIVFDIEIVFLYPWAVSFDALGIFGLVEMLLFVLTVFVAYVYVWRRGGLEWD; encoded by the coding sequence GTGAATGCCTACGCGCCCATCCTCGTGCTCGGCGCCCTCGGGGCAGGGTTTGCGATCTTCTCCGTGGTCATGGCCACGCTTATCGGCCCCAGGCGATACAACCGGGCAAAGCTCGAAGCGTACGAGTGCGGCATCGAACCCACGCCGACGCCGGCCGGAGGCGGCCGCTTTCCCATCAAGTACTACCTGACGGCGATGCTTTTCATCGTCTTCGACATCGAGATCGTCTTCCTCTATCCCTGGGCGGTCTCCTTCGACGCCCTGGGGATCTTCGGGCTCGTGGAGATGCTGCTCTTCGTGCTCACCGTCTTCGTCGCCTATGTGTATGTCTGGCGTCGCGGCGGCCTGGAATGGGACTGA
- a CDS encoding NADH-quinone oxidoreductase subunit D: protein MTTPHATPRATTEGTVYTVTGGDWDEVVESAAKSDDERIIVNMGPQHPSTHGVLRLILEIDGETVTEARCGIGYLHTGIEKNLEFRNWTQGTTFVTRMDYLTPFFNETAYCLGVEKLLGIEDQIPDRATVLRVLLMELNRLASHLVCIATGGMELGATTIMIYGFRDRELVLDLFELITGLRMNHAFVRPGGLAQDLPPGTVDQLREFIKTMKKNLPEYDKLATGNPIFKARMQDIGYLDLTGCMALGATGPVLRSAGLPHDLRKSDPYCGYETYDFEVPTADTCDSYGRFLIRLEEMRQSLRIIEQCIDRLEPGPVMVADKKIAWPAQLALGADGLGNSLDHIRNIMGTSMEALIHHFKLVTEGFRVPVGQVYTAVESPKGELGVHVVSDGGTRPYRVHFRDPSFTNLQAMAAMCEGGQVADVIVAVASIDPVMGGVDR from the coding sequence ATGACCACACCCCACGCAACACCCCGTGCCACGACCGAGGGGACTGTATATACAGTCACCGGCGGCGACTGGGACGAGGTCGTCGAATCCGCCGCCAAGTCCGACGACGAACGCATCATCGTCAACATGGGCCCCCAGCACCCGTCCACGCACGGCGTGCTGCGGCTGATCCTGGAGATCGACGGCGAGACCGTCACCGAGGCCCGCTGCGGCATCGGCTACCTCCACACCGGCATCGAGAAGAACCTCGAATTCCGCAACTGGACCCAGGGCACCACCTTCGTCACGCGGATGGACTACCTGACGCCGTTCTTCAACGAGACGGCGTATTGCCTGGGCGTCGAGAAGCTCCTCGGCATCGAGGACCAGATCCCCGACCGGGCCACCGTCCTGCGCGTGCTCCTGATGGAGCTCAACCGGCTCGCCTCGCACCTCGTGTGCATCGCCACCGGCGGCATGGAGCTCGGCGCGACCACGATCATGATCTACGGCTTCCGCGATCGTGAACTCGTTCTCGACCTCTTCGAGCTGATCACCGGCCTGCGGATGAACCACGCGTTCGTCCGCCCCGGCGGCCTCGCCCAGGACCTGCCCCCGGGCACGGTCGACCAGCTGCGCGAGTTCATCAAGACCATGAAGAAGAACCTGCCGGAATACGACAAGCTCGCCACCGGCAACCCCATCTTCAAGGCCCGCATGCAGGACATCGGCTACCTCGACCTCACCGGCTGCATGGCGCTCGGCGCCACCGGCCCGGTGCTGCGCTCCGCCGGACTCCCGCACGACCTGCGCAAGAGCGACCCGTACTGCGGCTACGAGACCTACGACTTCGAGGTCCCCACCGCTGACACCTGCGACTCCTACGGCCGCTTCCTCATCCGGCTGGAGGAGATGCGCCAGTCGCTGCGCATCATCGAGCAGTGCATCGACCGCCTGGAGCCGGGTCCGGTCATGGTCGCCGACAAGAAGATCGCCTGGCCCGCCCAGCTCGCCCTGGGCGCCGACGGCCTCGGCAACTCGCTCGACCACATCAGGAACATCATGGGCACCTCCATGGAGGCCCTGATCCACCACTTCAAGCTGGTGACCGAGGGCTTCCGGGTCCCGGTCGGGCAGGTGTACACCGCCGTCGAGTCCCCCAAGGGCGAACTCGGCGTGCACGTCGTCTCCGACGGCGGAACCCGCCCCTACCGGGTCCACTTCCGCGACCCGTCCTTCACCAACCTGCAGGCCATGGCGGCGATGTGCGAAGGCGGCCAGGTCGCCGACGTCATCGTCGCCGTCGCGTCCATCGACCCCGTGATGGGAGGCGTCGACCGGTGA
- a CDS encoding NADH-quinone oxidoreductase subunit C: MSEHTHGDEQNGNGVPAPRDTGGEVIRVRKGMFGANNGGDTSGYGGLVRTVTLPGASSRPYGGWFDEVADELEGALEEQDLLPENAIEKTVVDRDELTFHIAREHLVQVARTLRDDPALRFELCTGVSGVHFLGDKGRELHAVYHLRSLTHGRLIRLEVSAPDSDPHVPSLVEVYPTNDWHERETYDFFGLVFDGHPALTRIMMPDDWQGFPQRKDYPLGGIAVEYKGAQIPAPDQRRSYS, from the coding sequence GTGAGCGAGCACACCCACGGCGACGAGCAGAACGGCAACGGCGTACCCGCCCCGCGCGACACCGGTGGCGAGGTCATCCGCGTCCGCAAGGGCATGTTCGGAGCGAACAACGGCGGCGATACCTCCGGCTACGGCGGTCTCGTCCGGACGGTCACCCTGCCGGGAGCCTCCTCCCGGCCCTACGGCGGCTGGTTCGACGAGGTGGCCGACGAGCTCGAAGGGGCCCTGGAGGAACAGGACCTGCTTCCCGAGAACGCCATCGAGAAGACGGTCGTCGACCGCGACGAGCTGACCTTCCACATCGCCCGCGAACACCTGGTCCAGGTCGCCCGCACCCTGCGCGACGACCCCGCCCTGCGCTTCGAGCTCTGCACGGGCGTCAGCGGCGTCCACTTCCTCGGCGACAAGGGCCGCGAGCTGCACGCTGTCTACCACCTGCGGTCCCTCACCCACGGCCGGCTCATCCGGCTGGAGGTCTCCGCCCCGGACAGCGACCCGCACGTCCCCTCGCTCGTCGAGGTCTATCCGACCAACGACTGGCACGAGCGCGAGACGTACGACTTCTTCGGGCTCGTCTTCGACGGGCACCCGGCCCTGACCCGGATCATGATGCCGGACGACTGGCAGGGCTTCCCGCAGCGCAAGGACTACCCGCTCGGCGGCATCGCCGTCGAGTACAAGGGCGCCCAGATCCCGGCTCCGGACCAGCGGAGGTCGTACTCCTGA
- a CDS encoding MFS transporter, which produces MPFAVYVLGLAVFAQGTSEFMLSGLVSGIAADLNVSLSAAGLLTSSFAVGMVVGAPLMALSSRTWPRRRALLFFLAVFVAVHVAGALTPSYGVLLATRFVGALANAGFWAVALTTAVALVPDGLKGRATAVVVGGVTVACVVGVPAGAVLGEWWGWRSAFWAVALVSLPAVLAILRSVPGGRGTDTGGEGTIPVGRGTDTGAASASVASVRTDKGTDSVSVRDELRALAGPRLRPTLVTMALVQGATFCTFSYLEPLLTREAGLGAVWVPVSLALFGAGAFAGVTVAGRFADARPVAVIATGMVALALGWAALALTAGSPVLALALIPLLGMLAFGTGTALITQVLSLAPGAPTLAGAFSTTAFNLGATVGPWAGGLALDAGSGYRAPAWVSALLMGAALLVAATTAGSRRSRAGERRLSAVQRSARGRL; this is translated from the coding sequence ATGCCATTCGCTGTCTACGTCCTCGGGCTCGCGGTCTTCGCCCAGGGCACCTCCGAGTTCATGCTGTCCGGGCTCGTCTCGGGCATCGCCGCCGACCTGAACGTCTCCCTGTCCGCCGCCGGGCTCCTCACCTCCTCCTTCGCCGTCGGGATGGTCGTCGGCGCCCCCCTGATGGCCCTGTCCAGCCGCACCTGGCCCCGCCGCCGCGCGTTGCTGTTCTTCCTCGCGGTGTTCGTCGCCGTCCATGTCGCCGGTGCGCTCACCCCGAGCTACGGGGTACTCCTCGCGACCCGCTTTGTCGGGGCCCTGGCCAACGCGGGCTTCTGGGCGGTGGCTCTGACGACCGCGGTCGCGCTGGTCCCCGACGGGCTGAAGGGCCGGGCCACTGCCGTGGTCGTCGGCGGGGTCACGGTCGCCTGCGTGGTGGGCGTACCGGCGGGCGCGGTGCTGGGGGAGTGGTGGGGGTGGCGGTCGGCGTTCTGGGCGGTCGCCCTCGTCTCCCTGCCCGCCGTCCTCGCGATCCTGCGCTCGGTCCCGGGCGGCCGGGGTACGGACACGGGCGGCGAGGGCACGATCCCGGTCGGCCGGGGCACGGACACGGGCGCGGCTTCTGCATCCGTCGCATCCGTACGTACGGACAAGGGCACCGATTCCGTATCCGTACGGGACGAACTGCGCGCGCTCGCCGGGCCCCGGCTGCGGCCGACGCTGGTCACGATGGCCCTGGTGCAGGGGGCGACCTTCTGCACCTTCTCCTATCTGGAGCCGCTCCTCACCCGGGAGGCGGGCCTGGGCGCGGTCTGGGTGCCGGTGTCCCTGGCGTTGTTCGGGGCGGGGGCGTTCGCCGGGGTCACGGTGGCGGGCCGGTTCGCCGACGCGCGCCCGGTCGCCGTCATCGCCACCGGCATGGTCGCCCTCGCCCTCGGCTGGGCCGCGCTCGCCCTGACGGCGGGCAGCCCTGTCCTCGCCCTGGCCCTGATCCCGCTCCTGGGGATGCTCGCCTTCGGTACCGGCACCGCGCTGATCACCCAGGTCCTGAGCCTCGCCCCCGGCGCCCCGACGCTCGCCGGGGCGTTCTCCACGACCGCGTTCAACCTGGGGGCGACGGTGGGGCCATGGGCGGGCGGCCTGGCCCTGGACGCCGGGTCCGGCTACCGGGCGCCCGCCTGGGTGAGTGCCCTGCTGATGGGCGCGGCGCTGCTCGTCGCCGCGACAACGGCCGGGAGCCGCCGCTCCCGAGCGGGGGAGCGGCGGCTCTCAGCCGTGCAACGGAGCGCCCGAGGGCGCTTGTGA
- the nuoF gene encoding NADH-quinone oxidoreductase subunit NuoF, whose amino-acid sequence MMTLAAEIDRNGTSPEKLLAPVLSSFWDQPDSWTLDTYRRHEGYEGLRKALAMSPDDLIAYVKDSGLRGRGGAGFPTGMKWQFIPQGDGKPHYLVVNADESEPGTCKDIPLLFANPHSLIEGIVIACYAIRSSHAFIYLRGEVVPVLRRLHEAVREAYEAGYLGTNILGSGLDLELTVHAGAGAYICGEETALLDSLEGRRGQPRLRPPFPAVAGLYACPTVVNNVESIASVPAILNKGKDWFKSMGSEKSPGFTLYSLSGHVTSPGQYEAPLGITLRQLLDMSGGMRAGHRLKFWTPGGSSTPMFTDEHLDVPLDYEGVGAAGSMLGTKALQCFDETTCVVRAVTRWTEFYAHESCGKCTPCREGTYWLVQLLRDIEAGKGQMSDLDKLNDIADNINGKSFCALGDGAASPIFSSLKYFREEYEQHITGKGCPFDPARSTAWADDKNAEGKNAHRGVNA is encoded by the coding sequence GTGATGACCTTGGCCGCCGAGATCGACCGCAACGGGACGAGCCCCGAGAAGCTGCTCGCGCCCGTGCTCTCCTCCTTCTGGGACCAGCCCGATTCCTGGACCCTGGACACCTACCGCCGCCACGAGGGCTACGAGGGCCTGCGCAAGGCGCTCGCCATGTCGCCCGACGACCTCATCGCGTACGTCAAGGACTCCGGTCTGCGCGGACGCGGCGGCGCGGGCTTCCCCACCGGGATGAAGTGGCAGTTCATCCCGCAGGGGGACGGCAAACCGCACTATCTAGTTGTCAACGCCGACGAGTCGGAGCCGGGGACCTGCAAGGACATCCCGCTCCTCTTCGCGAACCCGCATAGCCTCATCGAGGGCATCGTGATCGCCTGTTACGCGATCCGTTCGTCGCACGCGTTCATCTATCTGCGCGGTGAGGTCGTCCCCGTGCTGCGACGACTGCACGAGGCCGTACGAGAGGCGTACGAGGCGGGATATCTGGGGACGAACATCCTGGGTTCAGGACTCGATCTGGAACTCACGGTGCACGCGGGTGCGGGTGCGTACATCTGTGGTGAGGAAACCGCGCTGCTCGACTCTCTCGAAGGACGGCGTGGCCAGCCCCGGCTGCGACCCCCCTTCCCTGCGGTCGCCGGTCTGTACGCCTGCCCCACTGTGGTGAACAACGTCGAGTCCATCGCCTCGGTTCCCGCGATCCTGAACAAGGGCAAAGACTGGTTCAAGTCGATGGGCAGCGAGAAGTCCCCTGGCTTCACGCTCTACTCGCTCAGTGGCCATGTCACCAGCCCCGGCCAGTACGAGGCCCCGCTCGGCATCACGCTGCGTCAGCTCCTCGACATGAGCGGCGGCATGCGGGCCGGTCACCGGCTGAAGTTCTGGACCCCGGGCGGCTCCTCCACCCCGATGTTCACCGACGAACACCTCGACGTCCCCCTCGACTACGAGGGCGTCGGCGCCGCCGGGTCCATGCTCGGCACCAAGGCGCTCCAGTGCTTCGACGAGACGACCTGCGTCGTGCGGGCGGTCACCCGCTGGACCGAGTTCTACGCCCACGAGTCCTGCGGCAAGTGCACGCCCTGCCGCGAAGGGACGTACTGGCTGGTCCAGTTGCTCCGCGACATCGAGGCAGGCAAGGGCCAGATGTCCGACCTCGACAAGCTGAACGACATCGCCGACAACATCAACGGCAAGTCGTTCTGCGCGCTGGGCGACGGCGCGGCCTCGCCGATCTTCTCCTCCCTCAAGTACTTCCGCGAGGAGTACGAGCAGCACATCACGGGCAAGGGCTGCCCCTTCGATCCCGCCCGGTCCACGGCATGGGCCGACGACAAGAACGCCGAAGGCAAGAACGCTCACCGGGGGGTGAACGCATGA
- a CDS encoding NADH-quinone oxidoreductase subunit G: protein MTVTTSAPSGGGEAAVPPEDLVTLTIDGIEISVPKGTLVIRAAELLGIEIPRFCDHPLLDPAGACRQCIVEVEGQRKPMASCTITCTDGMVVKSQITSPVAEKAQKGVMELLLINHPLDCPVCDKGGECPLQNQAMSHGGADSRFEGKKRTFEKPVPISTQVLLDRERCVLCARCTRFSNQVAGDPMIELIERGALQQVGTGEGDPFESYFSGNTIQICPVGALTSAAYRFRSRPFDLVSTPSVCEQCSGGCSTRTDHRRGKVMRRLAANEPEVNEEWICDKGRFGFRYAQQRDRLTTPLVRNAEGVLEPASWPEALEAAATGLLAARGRTGVLTGGRLTVEDSYAYSKFARVALDTNDIDFRSRVHSSEEADFLAARVAGRGRDLDGEGVTYTALEKAPAVLLAGFESEEEAPGVFLRLRKAHRKSGQQTFALASHATRGLVKAGGTLLPAAPGTETEWLDALAGGVGLEGEGAAAAEALRGENSLIIVGERLAGVPGALSAAVRIATATGARLVWIPRRAGDRGAVEAGALPSLLPGGRPATDPRARDEVASLWRVAELPSRYGRDTGQIVEAAATGELGALLVAGVGVEDLPDPARAIEALDGVGFLVSLELRPSPVTDRADVVFPVAAVAEKSGTFLNWEGRVRMFQAALKPEQMSRTLSPTDSRVLHMLADAMDVHFALPDLAAARRELDRLGGWEGGHADDPHESTQPLPRPGDGEAVLAGHRMLLDLGRLQEGDTALAGTRHAAVARLSATTAAETGVKDGDLLAVTGPAGTVELPLAVTDMPDRVVWVPLNSVGGGIPADTGANPGGLVRIGPAAAPGAPVEPSEVRA, encoded by the coding sequence ATGACAGTCACCACGAGTGCGCCCTCCGGGGGCGGCGAGGCGGCCGTACCGCCCGAGGATCTGGTCACGCTGACCATCGACGGCATCGAGATCAGCGTCCCCAAGGGGACCTTGGTCATCCGGGCCGCGGAACTCCTCGGCATCGAGATCCCGCGGTTCTGCGACCACCCGCTCCTCGACCCGGCAGGCGCCTGCCGCCAGTGCATCGTCGAGGTCGAGGGCCAGCGCAAGCCGATGGCCTCCTGCACCATCACCTGCACCGACGGCATGGTCGTCAAATCGCAGATCACCTCTCCTGTCGCCGAGAAGGCGCAGAAGGGCGTGATGGAGCTGCTGCTGATCAACCATCCGCTGGACTGCCCGGTCTGCGACAAGGGCGGCGAGTGCCCGCTGCAGAACCAGGCGATGTCGCACGGCGGAGCCGACTCCCGCTTCGAGGGTAAGAAGCGGACCTTCGAGAAGCCCGTCCCGATCTCCACCCAGGTGCTACTGGACCGCGAGCGGTGCGTGCTCTGCGCGCGTTGCACCCGGTTCTCCAACCAGGTCGCGGGCGACCCGATGATCGAGCTGATCGAGCGCGGCGCCCTCCAGCAGGTCGGCACCGGCGAGGGCGACCCCTTCGAGTCGTACTTCTCCGGCAACACCATCCAGATCTGCCCGGTCGGCGCGCTGACCTCGGCGGCGTACCGATTCCGCTCCCGCCCCTTCGACCTGGTCTCCACCCCCTCGGTGTGCGAGCAGTGCTCCGGCGGCTGCTCCACGCGGACCGACCACCGGCGCGGCAAGGTCATGCGGCGTCTCGCGGCCAACGAGCCCGAGGTCAACGAGGAGTGGATCTGCGACAAGGGGAGGTTCGGGTTCCGTTACGCCCAGCAGCGTGACCGGCTCACCACCCCGCTGGTCCGCAACGCCGAAGGCGTCCTGGAACCGGCGAGCTGGCCCGAGGCGCTGGAGGCCGCGGCCACCGGTCTGCTAGCCGCCCGCGGCCGTACCGGCGTACTGACCGGCGGCAGGCTGACCGTGGAGGACTCCTACGCGTACAGCAAGTTCGCCCGGGTCGCCCTCGACACCAACGACATCGACTTCCGCTCCCGGGTCCACAGCAGCGAGGAGGCCGACTTCCTGGCCGCCCGGGTCGCCGGACGCGGCCGGGACCTGGACGGCGAGGGGGTCACGTACACCGCACTGGAGAAGGCCCCCGCGGTCCTGCTCGCCGGGTTCGAGTCCGAGGAGGAGGCCCCCGGCGTCTTCCTGCGGCTGCGCAAGGCCCACCGCAAGAGCGGCCAGCAGACCTTCGCGCTCGCCTCGCACGCCACGCGAGGCCTGGTGAAGGCGGGCGGCACGCTGCTGCCCGCCGCCCCCGGCACCGAGACCGAGTGGCTGGACGCGCTCGCGGGCGGCGTCGGCCTGGAGGGCGAAGGGGCCGCGGCCGCCGAGGCGTTGCGCGGGGAGAACTCCCTGATCATCGTCGGCGAGCGGCTCGCCGGGGTACCCGGCGCACTGTCCGCCGCCGTACGCATCGCAACGGCCACCGGCGCACGCCTGGTGTGGATTCCGCGCCGGGCGGGCGACCGGGGCGCGGTCGAGGCGGGCGCACTCCCCTCGCTGCTGCCCGGCGGCCGCCCGGCCACCGACCCGCGGGCCCGGGACGAGGTGGCGTCCCTGTGGCGCGTCGCCGAACTGCCCTCCCGCTACGGGCGCGACACCGGCCAGATCGTCGAGGCCGCGGCCACCGGCGAACTGGGCGCGCTCCTCGTCGCCGGGGTCGGCGTCGAGGACCTGCCCGACCCGGCCCGCGCGATCGAGGCACTGGACGGGGTCGGCTTCCTGGTCTCCCTGGAGCTGCGGCCGAGCCCGGTCACCGACCGGGCCGACGTGGTCTTCCCGGTCGCCGCCGTCGCGGAGAAGTCCGGCACCTTCCTCAACTGGGAGGGCCGGGTCCGGATGTTCCAGGCCGCACTGAAGCCCGAGCAGATGTCCCGGACGCTCTCGCCGACCGACTCGCGCGTGCTGCACATGCTGGCCGACGCCATGGACGTGCACTTCGCGCTGCCGGACCTGGCCGCCGCCCGCCGTGAGCTCGACCGGCTCGGCGGCTGGGAGGGCGGCCACGCGGACGACCCGCACGAGTCGACGCAGCCGCTGCCCCGGCCCGGCGACGGCGAGGCGGTCCTCGCGGGCCACCGGATGCTGCTCGACCTCGGCCGGCTCCAGGAGGGCGACACCGCGCTCGCCGGGACCCGGCACGCGGCCGTCGCCCGCCTCTCGGCCACCACCGCGGCCGAGACCGGCGTCAAGGACGGCGACCTGCTCGCCGTCACCGGACCCGCCGGCACCGTCGAACTGCCCCTGGCCGTCACCGACATGCCGGACCGGGTGGTCTGGGTGCCGCTGAACTCGGTGGGAGGCGGCATCCCCGCCGACACCGGTGCGAACCCCGGCGGCCTGGTGCGGATCGGCCCCGCCGCCGCACCGGGTGCTCCCGTCGAACCATCGGAGGTACGAGCGTGA
- a CDS encoding C40 family peptidase — MSHTAHIPSHRKPRQRASKSALRAGVAGGVLSTIAVAGAAGPAQAEPVTQTIEMPTITSGLSTVVAASAQATQQVALDLETQADEAAAAESAAKKAKKAHAEAVRKAEAKKKAEAAAKAEAEAKERAERASRTAERTTLSASSGSTGSSDSSASASAPSSSSSSSSNVSGSAASIVAFAKAQVGDAYVSGGTGPNAWDCSGLVQAAYRTAGIDLPRVSQAQSTVGTQVSLNNLQPGDILYWGSAGSAYHVAIYVGGGQFVGAQNSSTGTVQRSMDYDRPTGAVRVL, encoded by the coding sequence ATGTCCCACACCGCTCACATACCCAGCCACCGGAAGCCCCGCCAGCGCGCCTCGAAGTCGGCACTGCGGGCCGGAGTTGCCGGTGGCGTCCTCAGCACCATCGCGGTCGCGGGTGCCGCGGGTCCGGCCCAGGCCGAACCGGTGACCCAGACGATCGAGATGCCCACCATCACCTCCGGGCTCTCCACCGTGGTCGCCGCCTCCGCCCAGGCCACCCAGCAGGTCGCCCTCGACCTGGAGACGCAGGCCGACGAGGCTGCCGCGGCCGAGAGCGCCGCGAAGAAGGCCAAGAAGGCGCACGCCGAGGCCGTCCGCAAGGCCGAGGCCAAGAAGAAGGCCGAAGCGGCCGCCAAGGCCGAGGCGGAGGCCAAGGAGCGGGCCGAGCGCGCCTCCCGCACCGCCGAGCGCACGACGCTCAGCGCCTCCTCCGGCTCCACGGGCTCCTCGGACAGCTCCGCGTCCGCCTCCGCCCCCTCGTCCTCCTCGTCCTCCTCGTCGAACGTCAGCGGCTCCGCCGCGTCCATCGTGGCGTTCGCCAAGGCCCAGGTCGGCGACGCGTACGTGTCCGGCGGCACCGGCCCCAACGCCTGGGACTGCTCCGGCCTGGTCCAGGCCGCGTACCGCACGGCGGGCATCGACCTCCCGCGCGTCTCGCAGGCCCAGTCGACCGTCGGCACCCAGGTCTCCCTGAACAACCTCCAGCCCGGCGACATCCTGTACTGGGGCAGCGCCGGCAGCGCCTACCACGTCGCGATCTACGTGGGCGGCGGCCAGTTCGTCGGTGCGCAGAACTCCAGCACCGGCACCGTGCAGCGTTCCATGGACTACGACCGGCCGACCGGCGCGGTCCGCGTTCTCTGA
- a CDS encoding NuoB/complex I 20 kDa subunit family protein — MGLEEKLPSGFVLTTVEQAAGWVRKASVFPATFGLACCAIEMMTTGAGRYDLARFGMEVFRGSPRQADLMIVAGRVSQKMAPVLRQVYDQMPNPKWVISMGVCASSGGMFNNYAIVQGVDHIVPVDIYLPGCPPRPEMLLDAILKLHQKIQGGKLGVNAEEAAREAEEAALNALPLIEMKGLLR, encoded by the coding sequence ATGGGACTCGAAGAGAAACTGCCGAGCGGCTTCGTTCTGACCACGGTCGAGCAGGCCGCGGGCTGGGTGCGGAAGGCCTCCGTCTTCCCGGCCACGTTCGGACTCGCCTGCTGCGCCATCGAGATGATGACGACTGGCGCGGGCCGCTACGACCTGGCCCGGTTCGGTATGGAGGTCTTCCGCGGATCGCCGCGCCAGGCCGACCTGATGATCGTCGCGGGACGGGTGAGCCAGAAGATGGCCCCCGTCCTGCGGCAGGTCTATGACCAGATGCCCAACCCCAAGTGGGTCATTTCCATGGGGGTTTGTGCTTCATCGGGTGGAATGTTCAACAATTACGCCATTGTGCAAGGTGTTGATCACATTGTCCCGGTCGATATCTATTTGCCGGGTTGTCCGCCACGTCCCGAGATGCTGCTGGACGCCATCCTCAAGCTCCACCAGAAGATCCAGGGCGGCAAACTCGGGGTCAACGCCGAGGAGGCCGCACGCGAGGCGGAGGAGGCGGCCCTCAACGCGCTGCCCCTGATCGAGATGAAGGGGCTGCTGCGGTGA